The Bradysia coprophila strain Holo2 unplaced genomic scaffold, BU_Bcop_v1 contig_151, whole genome shotgun sequence genome contains a region encoding:
- the LOC119074363 gene encoding uncharacterized protein LOC119074363, which yields MKISIVISSISLVNLIEFCLSDKHVYGRLRYGVDYKLHETILIDEKTSVPTNYFIIFKYLASHLKPIGYIEFDVNSPSTGSIEAIEATHDGYIFEEAFPVPNFFAKIRIDSTLDVKATLKIYKIGGYTPYLSIGNWGAAKSVTIIYSKAARSGKQPIYAQNSIGKRQSGDELVHFQISNVTNASRFPSRAFEYAGDDYITFVGFSLSSPTAVVLINTTFVGEKEFNAVVYDINAEHFVANVSVYAIKSHSGNRQAVLSSL from the exons ATGAAGATTTCGATTGTGATTTCATCGATTAGTCTCGTAAATTTGatagaattttgtttatcaGACAAACATGTTTATGGACGACTTCGATACGGAG TCGACTACAAACTTCACGAAACGATATTGATCGACGAAAAAACCAGCGTACCGACAAACTACttcatcattttcaaatatttagcTTCGCATTTGAAGCCCATCGGTTACATCGAATTTGATGTTAAT TCACCTAGTACGGGTTCCATAGAAGCTATAGAGGCGACACACGATGGTTATATTTTTGAGGAAGCGTTTCCGGTTCCTAATTTCTTTGCTAAAATTCGTATCGATTCGACATTGGACGTGAAGGCAACTTTAAAGATTTACAAGATAGGCGGCTACACGCCCTATTTAAGCATCGGGAATTGGGGAGCTGCCAAAAGTGTAACGATCATCTACTCCAAAGCCGCTCGATCCGGAAAGCAGCCAATCTATGCACAGAACTCAATTGGTAAGCGTCAGAGTGGCGACGAGTTAGTTCACTTTCAAATTAGCAATGTTACGAATGCAAGCCGTTTCCCAAGCAGAGCATTCGAGTATGCCGGTGATGATTACATTACATTTGTGGGATTTTCGTTGAGT TCACCTACAGCTGTGGTACTGATCAATACGACGTTCGTCGGTGAAAAGGAATTCAACGCCGTCGTATACGACATAAACGCTGAACACTTTGTGGCCAATGTTTCGGTATATGCAATCAAAAGTCATTCGGGGAATCGTCAGGCTGTATTGAGTTCATTGTAa